The Flavobacteriales bacterium genome has a window encoding:
- a CDS encoding amidinotransferase: MIRPVAFAMNAETAVDNHYQRQDTAISSQQAQAEALKEFDALVEKLRAAGVNVMVEDDTLEPPTPDSIFPNNWVSFHETGMVVLYPMCAENRRLERRDDIIQTLKSKGFTVRETLDYSPSETDGFFLEGTGSLVLDRANLIAYACLSQRTNEVLLNDWAQQLGYRVVSFHAMQEVDGQRLPIYHTNVMMSVGEELAILCADSIKDATERQAVITALEQSGKHLIYIGIDQKEHFAGNMLQVVNAAGEKIMVMSTQAYQSLTAEQIAAIEKTNRILHSPLNTIETLGGGSARCMMAEVFLPEG; this comes from the coding sequence ATGATACGGCCCGTGGCGTTTGCCATGAATGCCGAAACGGCCGTGGACAACCACTATCAGCGTCAAGACACAGCGATTTCGAGCCAACAGGCGCAGGCAGAGGCGCTGAAGGAATTCGATGCGTTGGTAGAAAAACTCCGTGCTGCGGGAGTGAACGTCATGGTTGAGGATGACACACTTGAGCCTCCCACGCCCGACAGCATCTTCCCCAACAACTGGGTCTCGTTTCATGAAACAGGCATGGTGGTGCTCTACCCCATGTGTGCCGAAAACCGCAGGCTCGAAAGACGCGATGACATCATCCAGACCCTCAAAAGCAAAGGATTCACCGTAAGGGAAACACTCGACTATTCGCCCAGCGAAACCGATGGTTTCTTCTTGGAAGGAACAGGCAGCCTGGTGCTCGACCGCGCAAACCTCATCGCCTACGCCTGCCTATCGCAACGCACCAATGAGGTATTGCTTAACGACTGGGCCCAGCAACTGGGCTACCGCGTGGTGAGTTTCCATGCCATGCAAGAGGTGGACGGCCAACGGCTGCCCATTTACCACACCAATGTGATGATGAGCGTGGGCGAAGAACTGGCCATCCTCTGTGCCGACAGCATCAAAGATGCCACCGAGCGGCAGGCCGTGATAACCGCGCTGGAGCAGAGCGGCAAACACCTTATATATATAGGTATAGACCAAAAGGAACATTTTGCGGGCAATATGCTACAGGTGGTCAATGCTGCAGGCGAGAAGATCATGGTCATGTCCACCCAGGCCTACCAGAGCCTGACGGCAGAACAGATAGCCGCCATAGAAAAGACCAACCGCATACTGCATAGCCCGCTCAATACCATCGAAACACTTGGTGGTGGCAGCGCCCGCTGCATGATGGCAGAAGTGTTTCTGCCTGAAGGCTGA
- a CDS encoding DUF4412 domain-containing protein, which translates to MSTGCGSGSDSGSAAKVSEGKIVYALSYPQFEEDNIFTSMFPREMSFKFKDNNTKNELKTSMAVFSTSLLANAKEKKVTHLVRIANKYSGLEMDSVEIMKEYGKKPKGMKITPTDSTKEIAGYLCKHARVTFEGDSAKDFDIFYTNEIGIKDPNWCTPFYEIKGVLMEATVNKFNIDMHMIATSVVPEEYPEEDFIVTEKYDTITVQEMADIFQSF; encoded by the coding sequence ATGTCAACGGGTTGCGGGTCGGGTTCCGATTCGGGATCGGCAGCCAAGGTCTCTGAAGGAAAGATCGTGTACGCGCTGAGCTACCCGCAATTTGAGGAGGACAACATCTTCACCAGCATGTTTCCGCGTGAGATGTCATTCAAGTTCAAGGACAACAACACCAAGAACGAACTGAAGACGAGCATGGCGGTTTTCAGCACATCGCTGCTTGCCAACGCCAAGGAAAAGAAGGTGACCCACCTGGTGCGCATTGCCAACAAATACTCCGGTCTTGAGATGGACAGCGTGGAGATAATGAAGGAATACGGCAAGAAGCCAAAGGGTATGAAGATCACCCCAACGGACAGCACCAAAGAGATTGCGGGGTATCTGTGCAAGCACGCCCGCGTGACCTTTGAGGGCGACTCGGCCAAAGACTTCGACATCTTCTACACCAACGAGATCGGTATCAAAGACCCGAACTGGTGCACTCCGTTCTACGAGATAAAAGGGGTGCTGATGGAGGCCACGGTGAACAAGTTCAACATCGACATGCACATGATCGCCACCTCGGTGGTGCCAGAAGAGTATCCGGAAGAGGATTTTATCGTAACCGAGAAATACGATACCATCACCGTTCAGGAGATGGCCGATATTTTCCAGAGCTTCTGA
- a CDS encoding amidinotransferase has product MSKNIKVSSEVGTLKRLIIHSPDAGIGKIAPRMMEELLYDDIVYLDNMRKEYNQYLSVLLWFLDPEVMRKRDKDDPDFFKPTKEGYLRSDKVLDAEHLLMQVLKNDLAKQLLVSAVCAMEKCDFETQMLLMKMDAEQLTRTLISGVWMYEGEEDYLFAPLPNFIFTRDIGIVINDHLLLIKAAEKGRTREALLIKYIAYFYLFGDEANWDKYQFSDRVIELEDNEYYFLTDALTREKQEVSIEGGDVMMISPRHLLVGQSARTTQNAIHQLTTQLFSRNLVDKVSVVHIPAERAYMHIDTIFTMVKRDTWVVYAPFTKDAITLSKEEIDFRRMLDDEMETPEEQVYVTQFIRQNKGEGFKVKKKEFDFLDDLLKEISLEDFGCKKANIIPNGGSIFPFTEREQWTDSCNFLAIREGVIIGYDRNVYTNETLRKRGFKVIKAEDFNAQMDAGAKLDDLIKGDTLITLQSAELSRARGGTHCMSMPLQREEI; this is encoded by the coding sequence ATGAGCAAGAACATCAAGGTTTCGTCAGAGGTCGGTACGCTGAAGCGACTGATCATTCATAGTCCGGATGCGGGTATCGGCAAAATTGCCCCACGCATGATGGAGGAACTGCTTTACGATGACATCGTTTACCTCGACAACATGCGCAAGGAGTACAACCAGTACCTGAGTGTGCTGCTCTGGTTCCTCGACCCTGAGGTGATGCGCAAGCGCGATAAGGACGACCCCGATTTCTTCAAGCCGACAAAAGAGGGTTACTTGAGGTCTGACAAGGTTTTGGATGCTGAGCACCTTTTGATGCAAGTTCTGAAGAACGACCTCGCCAAGCAGCTGTTGGTTTCGGCAGTGTGTGCGATGGAGAAATGCGACTTCGAAACGCAGATGCTGCTGATGAAGATGGATGCGGAGCAACTCACTCGAACGCTCATTTCGGGCGTTTGGATGTACGAAGGCGAGGAAGACTACCTCTTTGCCCCGCTGCCCAACTTCATTTTTACCCGCGACATCGGCATTGTGATCAACGACCACCTGCTGCTGATAAAGGCAGCCGAGAAAGGCCGTACCCGCGAAGCACTCCTTATTAAATACATCGCCTATTTCTACCTGTTCGGGGATGAGGCCAATTGGGACAAGTACCAATTCTCCGACCGCGTTATTGAGTTGGAGGACAACGAATACTACTTCCTTACCGATGCGCTGACGCGCGAGAAGCAAGAGGTGAGTATTGAAGGTGGTGACGTGATGATGATCAGCCCGCGGCACTTGCTGGTGGGACAGAGCGCACGAACCACGCAGAACGCCATTCACCAATTGACGACCCAATTGTTCAGTCGAAACCTGGTGGATAAAGTTTCAGTGGTGCACATCCCAGCCGAGCGCGCCTACATGCACATCGACACCATATTTACGATGGTGAAGCGCGATACATGGGTGGTGTATGCGCCATTCACCAAAGATGCCATCACCCTTTCCAAAGAAGAGATCGACTTTAGAAGGATGCTGGATGACGAGATGGAAACGCCTGAAGAGCAGGTGTACGTCACGCAGTTCATCCGCCAGAACAAGGGCGAAGGATTTAAGGTGAAGAAGAAGGAATTCGACTTTTTGGATGACCTGTTGAAAGAGATAAGTCTGGAAGATTTCGGTTGCAAGAAGGCGAACATCATTCCGAACGGTGGCTCCATTTTCCCGTTCACCGAGCGCGAGCAATGGACCGACAGCTGTAACTTCTTGGCCATCCGCGAAGGCGTGATCATCGGTTACGATAGGAACGTTTACACCAATGAAACCCTCCGAAAACGGGGCTTCAAAGTGATAAAAGCAGAGGATTTCAATGCGCAAATGGATGCTGGCGCCAAATTGGACGACCTCATTAAAGGCGATACGCTCATCACACTTCAATCGGCTGAGCTTTCGCGCGCCCGTGGCGGCACGCATTGTATGAGTATGCCGCTGCAACGGGAAGAGATATGA
- a CDS encoding DNA translocase FtsK, which yields MAEKQGKSSSKKDSSKAKKGAKTSLLAFFGDSRTRTVAGLFFVIIAVFLTVSFISYLIDGPADQSKVQEMADTIGNPEETVNNAMGKIGAVVAEAFIYDWFGIASFLFPFLFLIVGLKVMLRRTIVSIPRAIRHSLFFLYALPLAMGFLFEENFVLSGGLGYQLNRWTSSLIGGAGTGLLLLFLFVVYAAVVFNLSVDGIKALFAAKPKEGEEHADDEDEDFAPVADVTVKTNELDLTETDVVEKPVVVEEPKAELEFEKPIEEPMVKEGVRKVESAADDAENVQFEIETTTVEEETVDEADGEDMGEYDPTLDLSHYKKPGIDLLESYGKGEISVDQEELESNKNRIVSTLKNYNIEIDRIKATIGPTVTLYEIVPAPGIRISKIKNLEDDIALSLSALGIRIIAPIPGKGTIGIEVPNQNPDTVSMKAVLSSEKFQHSKMELPIALGKTISNETYVTDLAKMPHLLMAGATGQGKSVGLNAILASILYKKHPAQVKFVLVDPKKVELTLFNKIERHFLAKLPDTDEAIITDTQKVVTTVNSLCLEMDNRYELLKNAQCRNLKEYNAKFIARKLNPKEGHQFLPYIVLVIDEFADLIMTAGKEIETPIARLAQLARAIGIHLIIATQRPSVNIITGTIKANFPARIAFRVTSKIDSRTILDAGGADQLIGRGDMLLSTGNDMIRIQCAFIDTPEVEKVCDWIGSQQAYPSAFELPEFINENDGGEYGALDPSDRDALFNEAAHIVVQHQQGSASLLQRRLKLGYNRAGRIIDQLEAAGIIGPFEGSKARQVLIQDEMSLEQKLQNGG from the coding sequence ATGGCTGAAAAACAGGGGAAATCAAGTTCAAAAAAAGACTCATCCAAGGCAAAGAAGGGAGCAAAGACAAGCCTTCTGGCCTTTTTCGGTGATTCGCGTACGCGTACCGTTGCCGGGCTGTTCTTCGTCATCATTGCCGTTTTTCTGACGGTCTCTTTCATTTCATATCTCATAGATGGCCCTGCCGACCAGAGCAAGGTTCAGGAAATGGCCGACACCATCGGCAATCCAGAGGAAACGGTGAACAACGCCATGGGCAAGATCGGTGCGGTAGTGGCCGAAGCCTTCATTTACGATTGGTTCGGCATCGCCTCCTTCCTCTTCCCTTTCCTTTTTCTGATAGTCGGACTGAAAGTAATGCTGCGCAGGACCATCGTTTCCATACCGCGCGCCATTAGGCATTCGCTCTTTTTCCTCTATGCGCTGCCATTGGCAATGGGCTTCCTGTTCGAAGAGAATTTCGTGCTTTCGGGTGGATTGGGTTACCAGCTCAACCGTTGGACCTCCAGCCTCATAGGCGGTGCAGGAACCGGGTTGCTATTGCTGTTCCTGTTTGTGGTATATGCTGCGGTGGTGTTCAACCTATCGGTAGATGGTATCAAAGCACTGTTCGCTGCCAAGCCAAAAGAAGGCGAGGAACATGCAGATGATGAAGATGAGGATTTCGCACCCGTTGCCGATGTAACGGTGAAGACCAACGAACTGGACCTTACCGAAACGGACGTGGTTGAAAAACCCGTGGTGGTGGAAGAACCAAAGGCAGAGCTTGAGTTCGAAAAACCCATCGAGGAGCCGATGGTCAAAGAGGGCGTGAGAAAAGTGGAATCCGCAGCCGATGACGCTGAGAATGTTCAGTTTGAGATAGAGACCACCACCGTGGAGGAAGAAACAGTGGACGAAGCAGATGGCGAAGACATGGGCGAATACGACCCCACTTTGGATCTGAGCCACTACAAAAAGCCAGGAATTGATCTGTTAGAAAGCTACGGAAAAGGCGAGATATCGGTGGATCAGGAGGAGTTGGAATCGAACAAGAACCGTATCGTTTCCACGCTCAAGAACTACAACATTGAGATCGATCGCATCAAGGCCACTATTGGCCCGACCGTAACGCTCTATGAAATCGTTCCCGCTCCAGGAATCCGTATCTCTAAGATCAAGAATCTGGAGGATGATATTGCCTTGAGCCTTTCGGCCTTGGGAATCCGCATCATTGCACCCATTCCTGGCAAGGGAACCATCGGTATTGAAGTTCCGAACCAGAACCCTGACACGGTTTCGATGAAGGCGGTGCTGAGCTCAGAGAAGTTCCAGCATTCCAAAATGGAACTTCCCATTGCTTTGGGAAAGACCATTTCGAATGAAACGTATGTAACTGACCTTGCCAAAATGCCGCACTTGCTCATGGCAGGTGCTACGGGACAAGGTAAGTCGGTAGGTTTGAACGCCATTCTCGCTTCCATCCTTTACAAAAAGCATCCTGCGCAGGTCAAATTCGTATTGGTGGATCCGAAAAAAGTGGAACTGACGCTCTTCAATAAGATCGAGCGTCACTTTTTGGCCAAGTTGCCTGATACGGATGAGGCCATCATTACCGACACGCAGAAAGTGGTGACCACGGTCAACTCGCTGTGTTTGGAGATGGACAACCGCTACGAACTCCTCAAAAACGCGCAATGCCGAAACCTGAAGGAGTACAACGCCAAGTTTATCGCGCGCAAGCTGAACCCGAAAGAAGGACATCAGTTCCTTCCGTATATCGTGCTGGTAATTGATGAGTTTGCCGACCTGATCATGACAGCGGGTAAGGAAATTGAAACGCCCATCGCCCGTTTGGCACAGCTGGCGCGGGCCATCGGAATTCACCTGATCATTGCCACGCAGCGACCTTCGGTGAACATCATTACAGGTACCATCAAAGCGAACTTTCCCGCGCGTATCGCTTTCCGCGTGACGTCTAAAATCGATTCAAGAACAATCCTTGATGCGGGCGGTGCCGATCAGCTCATTGGTCGTGGTGATATGCTTCTTTCCACAGGAAATGACATGATCCGTATTCAATGTGCCTTCATCGACACACCTGAAGTGGAAAAAGTGTGCGATTGGATCGGTTCGCAGCAGGCATACCCAAGTGCGTTTGAACTCCCAGAGTTCATCAATGAGAATGATGGCGGTGAATATGGTGCGCTGGATCCGAGCGACCGCGATGCACTTTTTAACGAAGCCGCCCACATCGTTGTGCAACATCAGCAAGGTTCTGCATCTTTGCTGCAGCGCAGACTGAAACTCGGTTACAACCGTGCAGGTCGCATTATCGACCAATTGGAAGCTGCGGGGATCATCGGACCATTTGAGGGCAGCAAGGCCCGACAGGTGCTGATCCAAGATGAAATGAGTTTGGAACAAAAGTTGCAAAACGGGGGTTGA
- a CDS encoding arginine decarboxylase, which translates to MENNYYNLIEQTFEFPQEGFEVKDNQLYFHGIDLMAIIKQYGTPLKLSYLPRISEQIQKAKGYFRNAMSKHNYAGEYLYCYCTKSSHFSYVLNEALKNDIHIETSSAFDIYIVRKLFEQGRISKDTFLVHNGYKRDLYVELIAGLINEGFNSLPVLDNMDELEHFRPLVKRECNVGIRIATGEEPQSNYYTARLGIRHREIQDYYMNVLRKEKHFKLKMLHFFIDNGIEDSLYYWNELQKCLRVYCDLKQECPTLDSLNIGGGFPIKHSLADEYDYQYMADEIVRQVKEFCEKEGVPEPNIFSEFGSYTVGESGATLYSIIDQKKQNDVEWWNMIDSSFITTLPDSWAINQRFIMLAVNRWDSPYERVNLGGLTCDSQDYYNVEAHVNNIYLPEFRRDEPLYIGFFNTGAYQNALGGYGGIQHCLIPSPKQIVVYKDENGKIVSELFSEEQGPKGMLETLGYH; encoded by the coding sequence ATGGAGAACAACTACTACAATCTTATTGAGCAGACCTTCGAGTTTCCGCAAGAGGGTTTTGAAGTAAAGGACAACCAACTGTACTTCCATGGCATCGACCTGATGGCCATCATCAAACAGTACGGAACACCGCTTAAATTGAGTTACCTGCCCCGCATTTCGGAGCAGATACAGAAGGCCAAAGGGTACTTCCGCAATGCCATGTCGAAACACAACTATGCTGGCGAGTACCTCTACTGTTACTGCACCAAGAGCTCGCATTTCAGCTACGTGCTCAACGAGGCGCTGAAGAACGACATCCACATAGAGACCTCCTCGGCCTTCGATATTTACATCGTCCGCAAGCTGTTTGAGCAGGGGCGCATCAGCAAAGACACCTTTCTGGTGCACAACGGCTACAAGCGCGACCTGTATGTGGAGTTGATCGCAGGGCTCATCAACGAGGGTTTCAACAGCCTTCCTGTGTTGGACAACATGGACGAGTTGGAACATTTCCGCCCATTGGTGAAACGCGAGTGCAACGTGGGCATCCGCATTGCCACGGGCGAGGAACCGCAATCGAACTACTACACGGCCCGCTTGGGAATCCGCCATCGCGAGATACAGGATTACTACATGAACGTGCTGCGCAAGGAGAAGCACTTCAAGCTGAAGATGCTACACTTCTTTATCGATAATGGCATTGAGGACAGCCTCTACTACTGGAACGAGTTGCAGAAATGCCTGCGCGTGTACTGCGATCTGAAACAGGAATGCCCCACGCTCGATTCGTTGAACATCGGTGGCGGATTTCCCATCAAACACTCACTGGCCGATGAGTACGATTACCAGTACATGGCCGATGAGATCGTGCGTCAGGTAAAGGAGTTCTGCGAGAAGGAAGGCGTACCCGAACCGAACATCTTCTCTGAGTTCGGCAGCTACACCGTTGGAGAGAGTGGGGCCACCCTCTACTCCATCATCGACCAGAAAAAACAGAACGATGTGGAATGGTGGAACATGATCGACAGTTCGTTCATTACCACCCTGCCAGACAGTTGGGCCATCAACCAGCGGTTCATCATGCTGGCCGTAAACCGTTGGGACAGTCCGTATGAGCGCGTCAACCTCGGTGGTCTCACCTGCGACAGCCAGGACTATTATAATGTGGAAGCTCACGTGAACAACATCTATCTGCCCGAGTTCCGAAGAGATGAGCCGTTGTACATCGGTTTCTTCAACACGGGAGCCTACCAGAATGCGCTGGGCGGCTATGGTGGCATACAGCATTGCCTTATTCCATCGCCCAAGCAGATCGTGGTCTACAAGGATGAGAATGGGAAGATCGTTTCCGAACTTTTTTCTGAAGAACAGGGACCAAAAGGAATGCTTGAAACCTTAGGCTACCATTAG
- a CDS encoding outer membrane lipoprotein carrier protein LolA, which yields MLRRILFAVLIPLTIFAQNDEKAEAILKAVSSTNSAYKDIQVSFSYTLNNKQADINDTRDGELTLSGNKFHLKLMGQDIYSDGKIVWYVMKDDQEVHVKSVDDFRSETDLDPANIFNQYDEGFKSKFHGEETVDGKTLNVVDLFPEDPSKKGYSRIRLGIDKKTNHIVYSKTFGKDGTDYILNVKSMKIDAGVPADQFVFSQAKYEAEDFDVVDFR from the coding sequence ATGCTTAGAAGAATTCTATTCGCGGTACTTATACCGCTTACCATTTTTGCCCAGAATGACGAAAAGGCCGAGGCCATCCTGAAAGCGGTGAGCAGCACCAACAGCGCTTACAAAGACATTCAGGTATCTTTCAGCTACACGCTGAATAACAAGCAGGCCGACATTAACGATACGCGCGATGGCGAACTGACATTATCTGGCAACAAATTCCATCTGAAATTGATGGGACAGGACATTTACAGCGATGGAAAGATCGTTTGGTACGTGATGAAAGATGATCAGGAAGTACACGTGAAATCGGTGGATGATTTCCGTTCGGAGACTGACCTTGATCCTGCCAATATTTTCAATCAGTATGATGAAGGGTTCAAATCGAAGTTCCATGGCGAGGAAACCGTGGATGGCAAAACGCTCAACGTGGTCGATCTTTTCCCAGAAGACCCAAGCAAGAAAGGCTACTCTCGTATTCGGTTAGGAATTGATAAAAAGACCAACCACATCGTTTATTCCAAAACCTTTGGCAAAGACGGAACCGATTACATCTTGAACGTGAAATCGATGAAGATCGATGCGGGTGTTCCTGCCGATCAGTTTGTCTTTTCTCAGGCCAAGTACGAAGCGGAAGATTTTGATGTGGTGGATTTCCGTTGA